The Podarcis muralis chromosome 10, rPodMur119.hap1.1, whole genome shotgun sequence genome includes a region encoding these proteins:
- the SAMTOR gene encoding S-adenosylmethionine sensor upstream of mTORC1 yields the protein MEPELGPPSGASASFPCPPPPPPREQERKLQQEKLSGVVKSVHRRLRKKYREVGDFEKIWREHCEDEETLCEYAEAMKNLADNHWTKTCEGEGRIEWCCSVSREYFQNGGKRKALEKDEKRAVLATQSIQTMSIHPASKIEDSSENSNHSSIMDELLHPSGKIRLLDVGSCFNPFLKFEEFLTVGIDIVPAVESVYKCDFLNLQIQQPLQLAQDAIDAFLKQLKNPIDSLPGELFHIVVFSLLLSYFPSPYQRWICCKKAHELLVLNGLLLIITPDSSHQNRHAMMMKSWKIAIESLGFKRFKYSKFSHMHLMAFRKISLKTTSDLVSRNYPGMLYIPQDFNSIEEEEFSNNSCYIRSDAEDEQLAYSFMELPDAPYDSDSGESQTSSIPFYELEDPILLLS from the exons ATGGAGCCGGAGCTGGGGCCCCCCTCGGGCGCCTCCGCCTCCTTCCCgtgccccccgccgccgccgccccgggaGCAGGAGCggaagctgcagcaggagaagcTCTCCGGGGTAGTGAAGAGCGTCCACCGGCGGCTGCGCAAGAAGTACCGCGAAG tgGGGGACTTTGAAAAAATCTGGCGTGAACATTGTGAAGatgaagaaacactctgtgaatACGCTGAGGCAATGAAAAATCTGGCAGATAACCATTGGACTAAAACCTGTGAAGGAGAGGGCCGCATTGAATGGTGTTGTAG TGTGTCACGGGAATATTTTCAAAATGGTGGAAAACGAAAAGCACTGGAAAAAGATGAGAAAAGAGCAGTTCTTGCTACTCAAAGTATTCAAACCATGAGTATTCATCCAGCTTCCAAAATAGAGGATTCTTCTGAAAATTCAAATCACAGTTCTATAATGGATGA ATTGCTACATCCTTCAGGAAAGATCAGATTACTTGATGTTGGCAGCTGTTTTAATCCATTTTTGAAGTTTGAAGAATTTTTGACGGTTGGCATTGACATTGTCCCAGCTGTTGAG AGCGTCTATAAATGCGACTTCTTGAACCTTCAGATTCAGCAACCTCTTCAGCTTGCACAAGATGCCATAGATGCTTTTTTGAAACAGCTAAAAAATCCTATTGATTCCCTGCCTGGAGAATTGTTCCACATTGTggtcttctccctcctcctatCTTACTTCCCTTCCCCTTATCAACGATGGATATGTTGCAAAAAGGCCCACGAACTTCTTGTATTGAACGGATTGCTGCTTATTATCACTCCTGACTCTTCCCATCAGAATCGACATGCTATGATGATGAAAAGCTGGAAAATTGCTATAGAATCCTTGGGCTTTAAACGTTTCAAGTACTCAAAATTTTCTCATATGCACCTGATGGCATTTAGGAAGATCTCACTTAAAACAACAAGTGACTTGGTGAGTAGGAACTACCCAGGGATGTTGTACATCCCCCAGGATTTCAAtagtatagaagaagaagaattttctaATAACTCCTGCTACATCCGATCTGATGCAGAAGATGAACAACTGGCATACAGCTTCATGGAGCTTCCAGATGCTCCTTATGACTCTGACTCTGGGGAAAGCCAGACCAGCTCTATTCCTTTTTATGAGCTAGAAGATCCTATATTGCTTCTAAGTTAA